In Gimesia benthica, a single window of DNA contains:
- the bioB gene encoding biotin synthase BioB gives MSTQVPASSSRWQSLADQVLSGYQLTREEGLEILNSSDDELLELLAATYRVRQKYFGKQVQLYYLKNAKSGLCPEDCGYCSQARGSKADIPKYRMLNEEKLLEGAKAADEAKAGTYCIVASGRGPTDKEVEHVASVVEKIKSEYDLRICCCLGLLNEEQAQRLSQAGVNRINHNLNTSREYYDKICSTHTYQDRLNTLKVAREAGMELCSGLIVGMGETLEDIVDATFELRTLETKSIPVNFLNSIEGTSLEAVDELDPRHCLKALCLFRMVHPSTEIRIAGGREVNLRSMQAMGLYAANSMFVSDYLTTKGQAAEADYEMISDLGFEVIVSGHEMDASTEAPELAGQTESC, from the coding sequence ATGAGCACTCAGGTTCCCGCATCTTCTTCTCGCTGGCAGTCGCTGGCGGACCAGGTTTTATCCGGTTATCAGCTGACCCGTGAAGAGGGTCTGGAAATCTTAAATTCATCTGACGATGAGCTTCTGGAACTGCTGGCAGCCACCTATCGGGTACGGCAAAAATACTTTGGGAAACAGGTTCAACTCTATTACCTCAAAAACGCCAAGAGCGGACTTTGTCCAGAAGACTGCGGTTACTGCTCACAAGCCCGCGGATCCAAGGCAGACATTCCTAAGTACCGTATGCTGAATGAAGAGAAGCTGCTCGAGGGCGCCAAGGCCGCCGATGAAGCTAAAGCAGGTACTTACTGTATCGTCGCCAGTGGACGTGGCCCCACCGACAAAGAAGTGGAGCACGTTGCCAGTGTGGTAGAGAAAATCAAATCAGAATACGACCTTCGCATCTGCTGCTGCCTGGGACTGCTTAATGAAGAGCAGGCACAGCGTCTTTCGCAGGCCGGCGTGAACCGGATCAATCACAACCTGAACACCAGCCGCGAATACTACGACAAGATCTGCTCCACCCATACGTATCAAGATCGCCTGAATACTCTGAAAGTGGCCAGGGAAGCCGGAATGGAACTCTGCAGCGGACTGATTGTCGGCATGGGAGAAACACTGGAAGACATAGTCGATGCCACTTTTGAGCTGCGTACCCTGGAAACCAAATCGATCCCGGTCAACTTCCTGAATTCCATCGAAGGTACTTCACTGGAAGCAGTAGATGAGCTCGACCCCCGTCACTGCCTCAAGGCACTCTGCCTGTTCCGCATGGTTCATCCCTCAACGGAAATCCGAATTGCAGGCGGACGCGAAGTAAACCTGCGTTCGATGCAGGCCATGGGGCTCTATGCTGCGAATTCCATGTTCGTCAGCGACTACCTCACAACCAAAGGGCAGGCCGCAGAAGCAGATTATGAAATGATTTCTGATCTCGGATTCGAAGTCATTGTATCGGGCCACGAAATGGATGCATCCACTGAAGCCCCCGAACTGGCAGGACAAACCGAGTCCTGCTGA
- a CDS encoding terpene cyclase/mutase family protein, with amino-acid sequence MNSGRLRASDLSNSSAAENETTPTFKIFPSTEAAPFDHPDQLLKGIARSRDYLLSLQDPDGYWCGELEGDSILESEYILLLAFLGKQHSEEAIQCANYLLDIQMPEGGWNMYPEGPIEISAAVKAYFALKLTGHSPDAEYMQRARKAILSAGGVEAVNSFTRFYLALLGVIPYSKCPAVPPELMLIPRWMPFNIFEMSAWSRTILVPLSILWEYRPSVTLPEEQGINELFTGSPENYPRNVPKSEALDSLKKKTWFDWHRFFQVVDQGFKLVENLGIKPFRKRAVNKAYQWMQERFDHSDGLGAIFPPIIWTVIALKCLGEDESSPDIQRALKELKKLQIKDGDRIRLQPCKSPVWDTAISTIALREAGVSNRHPAIRQSVKWLLSQEARIPGDWVNSSKSQTPGGWYFEFNNEFYPDVDDTTMVIMALRRCLPKNLKQDQWLTDFLVNPEWNPYEEDLDTEAIVAGRSESREQAFADLELLQPMIGAIRRGVHWVLGMQNKDGGWGAFDRDNDRELFTQVPFADHNAMVDPSTADLTARVLEAFADVQLPINHPATQRAIQYVWSEQEDDHCWYGRWGINYLYGTWQSIVGLVEIGIPADDPRIVRAVGWLKSKQQPSGGWGETADSYADPSLRGQGEATPSQTAWALMGLMAAGEIDSAAVRRGIHYLLETQKNDGNWDEEPFTGTGFPKVFYLKYHLYRTYFPLMALARFERLRR; translated from the coding sequence ATGAATTCAGGCAGACTGCGTGCCAGCGATCTTTCCAACAGCTCGGCAGCCGAAAACGAAACCACCCCCACCTTCAAGATTTTTCCGAGTACGGAAGCAGCCCCCTTTGATCACCCCGATCAATTGTTGAAGGGCATCGCCCGCTCACGCGATTATCTGCTCTCCCTGCAGGATCCCGACGGCTACTGGTGCGGCGAACTGGAAGGAGACTCAATTCTCGAATCAGAGTACATTCTGCTCCTCGCATTCCTCGGTAAACAGCACAGCGAAGAAGCGATCCAGTGTGCCAATTACCTGCTGGATATCCAGATGCCCGAGGGGGGCTGGAACATGTACCCCGAAGGCCCCATTGAAATCAGTGCTGCAGTAAAAGCCTATTTTGCCCTGAAACTGACGGGCCATTCGCCCGACGCTGAGTACATGCAACGGGCTCGTAAAGCGATTCTGTCAGCAGGCGGGGTCGAAGCCGTCAACAGCTTCACACGGTTTTACCTGGCACTTCTGGGAGTGATCCCCTATTCGAAATGCCCCGCTGTCCCTCCCGAACTGATGCTGATTCCACGCTGGATGCCATTCAACATTTTTGAAATGTCGGCCTGGTCCCGAACCATTCTGGTTCCTCTCAGTATTCTCTGGGAATATCGCCCCTCGGTCACACTTCCGGAAGAGCAGGGGATCAACGAACTGTTTACAGGTTCCCCAGAGAACTACCCTCGAAACGTCCCGAAATCAGAGGCACTCGATTCCCTCAAGAAAAAAACCTGGTTCGACTGGCACCGCTTCTTTCAAGTCGTCGACCAGGGCTTCAAACTGGTCGAAAACCTGGGGATCAAGCCTTTTCGTAAACGGGCAGTCAATAAAGCCTATCAATGGATGCAGGAGCGATTCGATCACAGCGATGGACTCGGAGCCATTTTTCCTCCAATCATCTGGACCGTGATCGCTTTAAAATGTCTTGGAGAGGATGAAAGCAGTCCTGATATCCAGCGTGCCTTGAAAGAACTCAAAAAACTACAGATCAAAGACGGCGACCGCATCCGCCTGCAGCCCTGTAAATCCCCCGTCTGGGATACCGCCATCAGCACGATCGCACTTCGGGAAGCAGGCGTCTCCAATCGTCATCCGGCCATCCGTCAGAGCGTAAAATGGCTGCTCTCCCAGGAAGCCAGAATTCCGGGCGACTGGGTTAATTCAAGCAAATCCCAGACTCCCGGCGGCTGGTACTTTGAATTCAACAACGAGTTTTACCCCGATGTCGATGACACAACGATGGTCATCATGGCCCTGCGTCGTTGTCTGCCCAAAAACCTCAAACAGGATCAATGGCTGACCGACTTCCTGGTCAATCCTGAATGGAATCCCTACGAAGAAGACCTGGATACAGAAGCGATTGTCGCAGGCAGAAGTGAGTCGCGCGAACAGGCCTTTGCCGACCTGGAACTGTTACAACCAATGATTGGCGCCATCCGCAGGGGCGTGCACTGGGTCCTGGGAATGCAGAACAAAGATGGCGGATGGGGCGCATTTGACCGGGACAATGACCGGGAATTATTCACACAGGTTCCCTTTGCCGATCACAATGCGATGGTGGACCCGAGTACCGCCGATTTAACGGCCCGGGTCCTGGAAGCATTCGCCGATGTCCAGCTCCCCATCAACCACCCCGCTACGCAACGCGCGATTCAGTACGTCTGGAGCGAGCAGGAAGACGATCACTGCTGGTACGGACGCTGGGGAATCAACTACCTCTATGGTACCTGGCAATCGATTGTCGGTCTGGTTGAGATTGGAATCCCCGCGGACGACCCTCGAATTGTCCGCGCAGTGGGCTGGTTGAAGTCAAAACAGCAACCCAGTGGTGGCTGGGGCGAGACAGCTGACAGCTACGCTGATCCCTCTTTACGCGGACAGGGAGAGGCTACGCCTTCTCAGACCGCCTGGGCTCTAATGGGCTTGATGGCAGCGGGAGAAATTGACTCAGCTGCAGTTCGCCGAGGTATTCACTACCTGCTGGAAACCCAGAAGAATGACGGTAACTGGGACGAAGAACCATTTACCGGAACAGGCTTCCCCAAGGTCTTCTATCTCAAATACCACCTGTACCGCACCTATTTTCCGCTAATGGCATTGGCCCGATTTGAACGCCTGCGTCGTTGA
- a CDS encoding DUF1559 domain-containing protein, translating into MKSRKGTSKRGFTLIELLVVIAIIAILIALLLPAVQQAREAARRSTCKNNLKQIGIAIHNYADTHTVFPLGYVNQTSSSTDFTWAWSTFLLPFVDQAPLYNTLNPNGGLLLPAANTTYNGQPALQTAIPVYRCPSSVVPVINNQRTDSVPSGYGSLSYPAVSGHVAALTGTPVTTYQDKGTFYPRSSVRFRDFTDGTSNTILVGERAFQFTGTVTQQPYAAIWAGGRTNNIGTSGIITSLKEDSLGVVSDATRINLKSGPAHRGFSSQHVGGCHFLLGDGTVRFISENINSSDYNSSNGPAAMGTYQKLAIINDGQVLGEF; encoded by the coding sequence ATGAAGAGTCGTAAAGGAACCTCAAAGCGTGGGTTCACATTGATTGAGTTACTTGTCGTGATTGCCATCATCGCAATCCTGATTGCACTGCTTCTGCCAGCTGTACAGCAGGCCCGTGAAGCAGCTCGTCGTTCTACCTGCAAGAACAACCTGAAGCAGATCGGCATCGCTATTCACAACTACGCCGATACTCACACTGTTTTCCCTCTCGGTTATGTCAACCAGACCAGCAGCTCAACTGACTTTACCTGGGCATGGTCTACCTTCCTGCTCCCATTTGTCGATCAGGCACCACTCTACAATACACTCAACCCGAATGGTGGCCTACTGCTTCCCGCAGCAAACACCACCTACAACGGTCAGCCCGCTTTACAAACAGCAATTCCTGTTTACCGCTGCCCATCGTCTGTCGTACCTGTGATCAACAACCAGCGAACTGACAGCGTTCCCAGCGGTTACGGCTCTCTCAGCTATCCAGCCGTTTCTGGTCACGTAGCTGCTCTGACCGGTACCCCTGTTACTACCTATCAGGATAAGGGGACCTTCTACCCCCGTAGTAGCGTCCGATTCCGTGATTTCACTGACGGAACATCCAACACAATTCTGGTTGGCGAACGTGCCTTCCAGTTCACTGGAACTGTCACTCAGCAGCCATACGCTGCCATCTGGGCCGGCGGACGTACCAACAACATCGGTACCAGCGGAATCATCACCAGCCTGAAAGAAGACAGCCTGGGCGTAGTTTCTGATGCAACTCGTATCAACCTGAAATCAGGTCCTGCTCATCGTGGATTCAGCAGCCAGCACGTAGGTGGTTGCCACTTCCTGCTGGGTGATGGTACTGTTCGCTTCATCAGCGAAAACATCAACTCTTCTGACTACAATTCATCCAATGGCCCAGCAGCCATGGGAACTTATCAGAAACTGGCGATCATCAATGATGGGCAGGTTCTGGGCGAATTCTAA